A stretch of DNA from Candidatus Obscuribacterales bacterium:
GTCTATTTTGGCTGTGCGGTTCATTTTGATGCGGATAAAGACGCCCTGTTGGTTTCCCATGAATCGTTGCAAACAGCGAACCAGCTCGGCGACGAAAGCATTTCCAAGTTCTTTGATACCCACCTTGAGGCTGAACTGTCTAAGCTGGCAGACGTCAACTCCCTCGAACAACGGATTCGTATTCATGTTTCTCGATGCTTGAGTGAGGGCGTTCCAACAATTTCTGATGTCGCAGGGCACTTCAGCATGAGCGGGCGAACGTTGCAACGCCGGCTGTTAGATCTTGGCTATTCCTATCAAACACTGGTGGATGAATCAGGACGCCAGTTAGCCGAACGGCTTTTACAGCAAACCGACTATTCTCTGGCTGAAGTGGCGTTCATGACTGGCTTCTCCGAGCAAAGTGCCTTCACACGAGCATTTAAGCGCTGGTCGGGGCAAACACCACGATCTTTCCGCATCAATCCCCAATCTAACTCGGGTTGAGTTGAAATTGGCGCGTGGGGTCAAATTTTCGGCAGCAGGTGTCAAGAAATGCCTTGGTCAAACTTTCTATAGTTGGCTTGCAGTTAACTCATTGAGGCAAGCAAGCCATGAACATCATTCACAATCAAACCCAAAACCCCAAAGGACTGACCCTTGTTCTCGGTGGCACTGGAAAGACAGGTCGCCGGATCGTTGCCGCATTGGAGGCGAAGGGCGTGCCGACCCGGATCGGTTCGCGATCGGCCTCTCCAGCTTTCGATTGGCACCATGAAGCCGGTTGGGATGCTTGTCTGCAAGAGGTTAAAGCCATCTACATCAACTACGCGCCAGACCTTGCCATGCCTGGTGCAACCGATGCCATTCAGGCTTTTGTGAACCGAGCCAAACGCCATGGCGTTAAGCGCCTAGTGCTCCTGTCTGGACGGGGTGAAGCCGAAGCCCAAGCTTGTGAGCGGATCGTGCAGGCAAGCGGCGTTGACTGGACCATCGTCCGAGCTAGCTGGTTCAATCAAAACTTCTCAGAGGGCGCGTTTCTCGATATGGTTATGGCCGGTCAAATCATGCTCCCGGCAGGCAACATCCCGGAGCCTTTTGTCGATGTCGATGATATTGCTGAAGTTGCCGTCGCTGCACTTACGGAAGCCGATCATGCCGGAGAAGTTTATGAAGTCACCGGCCCTCGCCTGATGACCTTCACTGATATTGCGACCGAGCTCTCAAGCGCCATTGGCCGTGAGATTACTTATGTTCAGATCCCTCACGAGGCCTTTGTAGCTGGCGTCAAAGAATCCGGCGCGCCAAAAGAAGTGGTTTGGATGTTGGACTATCTATTTACCACCGTGCTTGATGGACGCAACGCTCGCCTCACTGATGGAATTCAACGTGCCTTGGGCCGTCCACCCAAAGATTTTTCTGTGTATGCCAGAGAGATAGCTGCTACAGGTCTATGGAAGGGGAGTGCTCTAGCTGTCTCATGATGAACTGTATCTTACCTGTATATTTCTAGGGTGATTTTGCTTTTGGCTGAGGCTACAACGCTGCTTCAGCCTTAGGCATCCTTGGCTACAGAGAGCATCATGCTGGGCAACGACTCTAGTTCGCTGTCAAAGATCAGGGTGCTAGACGGTTTGTTCATCGGATGCAAGATCGCAATCTTGTTGGGTGCCTTCCGTCAGATCATTACCTCAACCCCCCTTCATGCAACAACGCCCTGGCAACGCATCCCATAATCCTTGGGCATCCTCTCAACGGCGATCGCCACCATCCACGCCGACAATGTCTCGCGTTTCAACATCTAATGCCAGCCAAATCCACTGTTTGTTACCTTTATTACCCACAAACGACCATATCTCATCACACTGGATAGTTAAATACCTTTTTTTAGCTCGTCCGTTCACTTAACGGGGCGGCGAAGTTTAGCTTAGAATGAGCGATCGCCTCTGAGCCCTAGCGATCGCTCTTCAAAGACTCTAACCCAGAGAATTTAGAGATTACACTGGAGTGGGAAGCGCCAACGAAGGAGTGAGCCTTGACCCCGCTAGAGGATCTGCTGCAACAGTGTACGGTCAAGATCACTGTCCCCGGTGGTTGGGGGACGGGCTTTTTTGTGGCGTCTGGGTGGGTGCTCACTTGTGCCCATGTGGTACGCAAGGCGGCTGATTCGCCGATCGCCCTGTTCTATGCAGCGCGAGGGGTGTCTCTGTCGGCGATCGCTACGGCAAAAGCTGATGATGGTGAAACCCTTGATCTGGCGCTGTTGAAACTCTCTGAGCCCCTGCCTGATCATCCCTGTGTGCTTTTGGATGAGGAGTCGGTGGCGATCGGTCAAGCTTTGTACAGCTACGGCTATTTGAAGTCCTATCCCCAGGGTGCTCCTGTGCGTCCTGTCCATGAAGGATTGACGGGGGACGTGCCTCCGTTGCTCAAGCTGCAAGGGGCACAAATTGAGGCGGGAATCAGCGGTGCGGCGTTGCTGAATCTTAGAACGGGCAAGGTGTGTGGCATGGTGAAGGAAACCCGTGCTGCTGGGTTTGATCTGGGCGGTGGGGCGATTCCCACTCGGGTGATTTTGGAGCAGTTTCCGGAGTTGCGGGAGCTTCAGCGGGCGTTTCATGAGGGCGATCGCCGCTGGCGTGATGTGCTGGTCAATCCGACGCCGACTGAGGGCATTATTCAGACCAACTTCGGGGGACATAATTATCAAACTCGCACTGGGGCGAATAACACTAACTACATTGGCGAAAATCATATTTATAACTATGCTGCACCTCAGCCAGAGGCAGGTTCCAGCATAGGGAAAATCGATTTTCAGCCTTATCTACAAGCCGTTGTCAGTCACTACTCCCAACAGCGTCACCTGTACACGCCGACGGATGCGCTGTTGCCGTTGGAAGCTAGATCAGTGGAACGGCAGGAGGGGGAAGATAGGCAGAAGAAGAAAGTTGAGCAGTTTCCGGTGCTGGCGGGGCTGCGGAAGTATGCGCTAGGGGAAAAGCGGGAGCATGTGTTGCTGGCAGGGCGACCAGGTTCGGGGAAATCGACAGCGTTGCGGCAGTTGGTGCTGGCCTTAGCAGAGGAAGCCATACAAGACCCTAATTTGCCGATTCCAGTTTTGGTGCAGTTGAAGGCTGATCGTTCGGTCCCTGAGTTAATTCAGGCGGAGTTTCGACGGGCAAAACAGCGGGTAACGGTTGAGGAGATTGATGATTGGTTGTTGGACGATCGATTGATCCTGCTGCTTGATGGGGTGAACGAGGTACCAACGGACAAGCGACGACAAGCCCTGGCGCTATATCGAGAAGATAATCTTTCGGTGCCCATAGTATTTA
This window harbors:
- a CDS encoding NAD(P)H-binding protein, giving the protein MNIIHNQTQNPKGLTLVLGGTGKTGRRIVAALEAKGVPTRIGSRSASPAFDWHHEAGWDACLQEVKAIYINYAPDLAMPGATDAIQAFVNRAKRHGVKRLVLLSGRGEAEAQACERIVQASGVDWTIVRASWFNQNFSEGAFLDMVMAGQIMLPAGNIPEPFVDVDDIAEVAVAALTEADHAGEVYEVTGPRLMTFTDIATELSSAIGREITYVQIPHEAFVAGVKESGAPKEVVWMLDYLFTTVLDGRNARLTDGIQRALGRPPKDFSVYAREIAATGLWKGSALAVS
- a CDS encoding trypsin-like peptidase domain-containing protein is translated as MTPLEDLLQQCTVKITVPGGWGTGFFVASGWVLTCAHVVRKAADSPIALFYAARGVSLSAIATAKADDGETLDLALLKLSEPLPDHPCVLLDEESVAIGQALYSYGYLKSYPQGAPVRPVHEGLTGDVPPLLKLQGAQIEAGISGAALLNLRTGKVCGMVKETRAAGFDLGGGAIPTRVILEQFPELRELQRAFHEGDRRWRDVLVNPTPTEGIIQTNFGGHNYQTRTGANNTNYIGENHIYNYAAPQPEAGSSIGKIDFQPYLQAVVSHYSQQRHLYTPTDALLPLEARSVERQEGEDRQKKKVEQFPVLAGLRKYALGEKREHVLLAGRPGSGKSTALRQLVLALAEEAIQDPNLPIPVLVQLKADRSVPELIQAEFRRAKQRVTVEEIDDWLLDDRLILLLDGVNEVPTDKRRQALALYREDNLSVPIVFTTRDLAVGGDLGIGQRLEMKPLSPEQINVFVGKYLPEHGEQLLRQLRDRLRELAETPLLLKLLCDVFDPETNQIPQNRGELFQWFDRDYKRIKKEIEYVPVSENFWEFKSEILQYLAFSMIQGEVPTADRQEPPEP